The Cucurbita pepo subsp. pepo cultivar mu-cu-16 unplaced genomic scaffold, ASM280686v2 Cp4.1_scaffold000612, whole genome shotgun sequence genome includes the window GAGCGATCCGAGCATATGCACACCCAGCTGTGGAAGAGCTAAATCCGTGCATCATTATACCCGAAATACAAGCAACCACGTTTGAGCTAAAACCTGTGATGTTTCAAATGCTGCAAACCATTGGGCAATTTCATGGACTACCGTCGGAAGATCCTCACCTACACCTAAAGTCATTTTTGGGAGTTAGTGACTCATTTCGATTTCAAGGAGTGGATAAAGATGTGATTAGACTGAGCTTATTCCCATATTAATTGAGGGATGGTGCTAAATCATGGTTGAATACCTTAGCACCGGGAACAATTGATTCGTGGAATAGTCTAGCagagaaattttttatcaaGTATTTCCCACCCACGAGAAATGCACGGTTCAGAAATGAGATTGTTGCTTTTCAATAGTTTGAAGATGAGACACTAAGTGAAGCTTAGGAGAGATTTAAGGAGATGCTTAGAAAGTGTCCTCACCATGGACTACCTCATTGTATACAAATGGAGACTTTCTACAATGGATTAAATATTGCTACTAAACAAGTAGTTGATGCTTCCGCCAATGGAGCTATTTTGTCAAAGACATACAATGAAGCATATGAGATTTTAGAGAGAATAGCATCTAACAATTGTCAATGGGCCGATGTGAGAAGCAACCCAGGAAGGAAGACTCAAGGAGTACTTGAAGTTGATGCTTTGTCCTCTATCAATGCTCAACTAGCTTCGGTgactaatattttacaaaatctaGCGTTGGGGCAAGACTCCAATATCAAAGCACCAGTCCATACAGCTGCTGTAATTAACCAGACAGCAGCCGAATCTTGTGTATGTTGTGGAGAGGAACACACCTTTGATCAATGTTCAAGCAATCTGACCTCAATTTTCTATGTCGGGAATCAAGTTAGTCAAGGCAACCCGAAAAATAACCCCTTCTCAAATACTTATAATCCGGGGTGGAGAAATCATCCAAATTTCTCATGGAAGGGACAAGGCTCGTACAACCAACAAATGCCCCCTAAAGCAAATTACCCTCCGGGTTTTGGATTACAAAATCAATTGACATATGGTTCTCAACAAGCCACCACCCAAGGGGAAGGAACTAGCCAAGCTCAACACATACCGGGAACATCGCTTGAGAGCCTAATAAAGGAATATATGGCTAAAAATGATGCTGTGATACAAAGTCAACAAGCATCATTGCGAAATTTGGAAGTTCAAGTAGGTCAATTAGCAAATGAGTTACGAAATAGACCTCTTGGTAAGCTGCCAGCAGACACCGAAATGccaaaaagagagggaatgGAACAATGTCAAGCAATAGAGTTGAGAAGTGGGAAATAAATACCCagcagaggagaaaaaaattaaagaacacgGTGATAGTCGCTCTCAAGAAACTGCTGATACACAgcagagaaaggagaaagccGTTGTGCAAGAAGAGCACAACAAAAATGATGCAGAAGCTGCTGTATAGAAAGAACACAGCAGAAATTATGCAGAAATTGTGAAGCCTCCTAAAACACAAACATCAGTCAGCAGTGGACAAGAAAGCAGAATATACACACCAACACCTCCTTttccacaaagaataaaaagaaagaaggaagaagccCACTTTGAGAAGTTCATGGACATATTTAAGGAAATTCACATAAATATACCATTAATTGAAGCTTTGAAGCAAATGccaaattatgtgaaattctTGAAGGATGTGCTCACCAatagaagaaagtttgaagaatTCAAGGTGGTACCATTGAATGAAGAGTGTAGTgcaatattgaaaaacaagatcCCGCTAAAGGAGAAAGACCCCGGTTCATTCACAATTCCAATATCAATAGGAGGGAAGAAGCTAGGTCGAGCATTATGTGATTTGGGATCAAGCATTAATCTAATGCCGCTGTCTATTTACAAAAAGTTAGGTATTGGTGAAGCTAGACCAACTACAGTCACTCTTCAACTAGCAGATCGATCTTTCACTTATCCCGAAGGAAAGATTGAGGACATCTTAATTCAAGTTGACAAATTCACATTTCCTGcagattttatcattttagatTATGAAGCCGATCATGATGTTCCAATTATTTTGGGGAGGCCATTTTTAAAGACCGGAAGAACATTAGTCGATGTCTACAAAGGAACCATCACGTTAAGAATGGGTGACCAAAAAGttgaatttaatatcaatGACAGCATGAAATATCCAGCAGTGACAAAAGAATGCTCAGCAGTGTATGAATTGACAGAACAACCAGCGACCGAGGAATGGGATGATGGGGAAAGCGGGCAGGAAGAAGACAGCAGCTGGAATGACAGAATAGAACAGTTAGCAGTTTTAGGTGAATTCAACAGAACTTTTGAGTCACTAGAATGTGAGGGAAGAAAGAGTTCACCGATGAGACCATCTATTGAGGAAGCGCCGCAGCTGGACTTGAAACCACTACCACCTAACCTTAAGTATGCTTATTTAGGTGACAAGAAGACACTACCCATCATCATCTCAGCGACACTATCCTCGACTCAAGAGGATATGCTCCTAGAAACATTGAAGAAGCACAAGGGGGCGATAGGTTGGACATTGGCGGATATAAAAGGAATTAGCCCTTCACTATGCATGCACAAAATacaattggaggaaggaaaagtTAAGTCCATTGAGCAACAAAGACGATTAAATCCCATGATGAAGGAGGTTGTTAGAAAGGAGATTCTCAAATGGCTAGATGCTGGAATAATTTATCCAATTGCAAACAGCAGCTGAGTCAGTCCTATTCAATGTGTTCCGAAGAAAGGAGGGATAACAGTAATGGCAAATGAGAACAATGAGTTGATCTCCACTAGAATAGTGAATGGATGGAGAATTTGCATGGATTATAGAAGGCTAAACAAAGCGACACGTAAGGATCATTTTCCCTTACCATTCATTGATCAAATGCTTGATAGGCTTGCTGGAAAGTCACATTATTGCTTCTTGGATGGTTATTCGGGATACAATCAAATTACAATCAGTCCAGAAGATCAAGAGAAAACTACATTCACATGCCCATATAGAATTTTTGCCTTTAGACGAATGCCCTTTGGACTATGTAATGCTCCAGCGACATTTCAACGTTGCATGATGGCCATTTTTACAGATATGGTAGAAACATTTATGGA containing:
- the LOC111785639 gene encoding LOW QUALITY PROTEIN: uncharacterized protein LOC111785639 (The sequence of the model RefSeq protein was modified relative to this genomic sequence to represent the inferred CDS: substituted 1 base at 1 genomic stop codon); its protein translation is METFYNGLNIATKQVVDASANGAILSKTYNEAYEILERIASNNCQWADVRSNPGRKTQGVLEVDALSSINAQLASVTNILQNLALGQDSNIKAPVHTAAVINQTAAESCVCCGEEHTFDQCSSNLTSIFYVGNQVSQGNPKNNPFSNTYNPGWRNHPNFSWKGQGSYNQQMPPKANYPPGFGLQNQLTYGSQQATTQGEGTSQAQHIPGTSLESLIKEYMAKNDAVIQSQQASLRNLEVQVGQLANELRNRPLALKQMPNYVKFLKDVLTNRRKFEEFKVVPLNEECSAILKNKIPLKEKDPGSFTIPISIGGKKLGRALCDLGSSINLMPLSIYKKLGIGEARPTTVTLQLADRSFTYPEGKIEDILIQVDKFTFPADFIILDYEADHDVPIILGRPFLKTGRTLVDVYKGTITLRMGDQKVEFNINDSMKYPAVTKECSAVYELTEQPATEEWDDGESGQEEDSSWNDRIEQLAVLGEFNRTFESLECEGRKSSPMRPSIEEAPQLDLKPLPPNLKYAYLGDKKTLPIIISATLSSTQEDMLLETLKKHKGAIGWTLADIKGISPSLCMHKIQLEEGKVKSIEQQRRLNPMMKEVKGGITVMANENNELISTRIVNGWRICMDYRRLNKATRKDHFPLPFIDQMLDRLAGKSHYCFLDGYSGYNQITISPEDQEKTTFTCPYRIFAFRRMPFGLCNAPATFQRCMMAIFTDMVETFMEIFMDDFSVYGESFETCLCNLGKVLQRCEEKNLVLNWEKCHFMVNEGIVLGHKISRRGIEVDRAKIEAIERLNPPTSVKGIRSFLGHAGFYRRFIKDFSKIAKPLCSLLESNRKFVFDKQCMTAFQALKTALTTAPIMSTPDWNSPFELMCDASGHAVGAMLGQKKGKVLHPIYYASKTLNXAQVNYTTTEKELLAVVFAVEKFRAYLFGAKVKVYTDHAAIKHLMMKPNAKPRLIRWILLLQEFEIEIVDTKGANNHVADHLSIMENMEEKVNSKEIDDAFPDEQLLGINSNSSSYSSSRMTATP